A single genomic interval of Oryzomonas sagensis harbors:
- the fabD gene encoding ACP S-malonyltransferase, with protein sequence MSKTAFIFPGQGSQYPGMGKELAEAFPVARRVFEEADDALGMKLSATCFSGSEEELKLTATTQPAILTASIAILRVVEQETGLRADYLAGHSLGEYSALVCSGALGFADAVRTVRARGTFMQEAVPVGTGSMAAMLGIEREVLEDICREAAQGEVVAPANFNSPGQIVIAGHSGAVGRAIEIAKGRGFRKTLLLPVSAPFHCTLMLPAAERLAGVLETVPANPMTLPVVANADAAPNADSNRVKPLLVTQVCAPVLWQQSVTGMIEQGVTRFVEIGPGKVLSGLVKRISKEVETANIEDCAGLKTLTE encoded by the coding sequence ATGAGTAAAACCGCTTTCATATTCCCTGGACAGGGGTCGCAATATCCGGGGATGGGCAAAGAGTTGGCCGAGGCCTTTCCCGTTGCCCGCCGGGTCTTCGAAGAAGCCGACGACGCCCTCGGCATGAAGCTGTCCGCCACCTGCTTCAGCGGCAGCGAAGAAGAATTGAAGCTGACCGCCACGACCCAACCGGCCATCCTGACCGCCAGCATCGCCATCCTGCGGGTGGTCGAGCAGGAAACCGGCCTCCGGGCCGACTATCTGGCCGGTCACTCCCTGGGCGAGTATTCGGCCTTGGTCTGTTCCGGGGCGCTTGGCTTTGCCGATGCCGTCAGGACCGTCCGGGCACGGGGAACCTTCATGCAGGAAGCGGTGCCGGTCGGCACCGGCTCCATGGCTGCCATGCTGGGCATCGAGCGCGAGGTGCTCGAGGATATCTGCCGCGAGGCGGCTCAGGGAGAGGTCGTTGCGCCGGCCAACTTCAATTCGCCCGGCCAGATCGTGATCGCCGGCCACAGCGGCGCCGTGGGGCGCGCCATTGAGATCGCCAAGGGGCGCGGCTTCCGCAAAACCCTGTTGCTGCCGGTCAGCGCCCCGTTCCATTGCACCCTTATGCTGCCGGCTGCCGAACGGCTCGCCGGGGTGCTGGAGACCGTACCGGCCAACCCGATGACCCTGCCGGTGGTCGCCAACGCCGATGCCGCCCCGAATGCCGACAGTAACCGCGTCAAGCCGCTCCTGGTGACCCAGGTCTGCGCTCCGGTTTTATGGCAGCAGTCGGTGACGGGTATGATCGAACAGGGGGTTACGCGGTTTGTGGAGATCGGTCCCGGGAAGGTTCTGTCGGGGTTGGTGAAGCGGATTTCAAAAGAGGTGGAAACAGCAAACATTGAGGATTGTGCCGGCCTGAAGACGCTGACCGAGTAA
- a CDS encoding YceD family protein: MKISVDHIQEKALTIEVDEPVDTFPVLSGMQADGTCIFNGPVRGRISAVREYDHLRIVGNVTVPATFTCSRCLAPYGTQIGSNFTIFFRKGPASQESDEEETELNDQDLVSATYSGDEIDLTHEIEEQVAMEVPFKPLCSETCKGLCPTCGIDLNQGDCSCGSDDVNFKFSALKDFKVSR; this comes from the coding sequence ATGAAAATCAGTGTTGACCATATTCAGGAGAAAGCGCTTACTATAGAGGTAGATGAGCCGGTGGATACCTTTCCGGTGCTTTCGGGGATGCAGGCCGACGGGACGTGCATTTTCAATGGCCCTGTCAGGGGCCGGATCAGTGCCGTGCGCGAATACGACCATCTGCGGATTGTGGGCAACGTCACGGTGCCGGCAACATTTACCTGCTCCCGTTGCCTCGCGCCCTATGGAACGCAGATCGGATCGAACTTTACGATTTTTTTCCGCAAAGGCCCGGCAAGCCAGGAAAGCGATGAAGAAGAGACCGAGTTGAATGATCAGGACCTTGTCTCGGCCACCTACAGCGGCGACGAGATAGATCTTACCCATGAAATCGAAGAACAGGTCGCCATGGAGGTTCCGTTCAAGCCGCTTTGCAGTGAAACATGTAAGGGGTTGTGCCCGACATGCGGGATAGACCTGAACCAGGGAGACTGTTCCTGCGGGAGCGATGACGTTAATTTCAAGTTCAGCGCCCTGAAGGATTTCAAGGTTTCCCGATAA
- the rpiB gene encoding ribose 5-phosphate isomerase B: protein MKIALGSDHGGYSLKQSLIPFLQGKDIEVADAGTNSEDSVDYPDFAERVALLVAHGEADAGILVCGTGIGISIAANKVPGIRAALVTDAFMARMAKEHNNANVLVLGGRVIDETTAQELVAAWLDASFEGGRHQKRLDKIAHLEQKYRCS, encoded by the coding sequence ATGAAAATCGCACTGGGAAGTGACCATGGCGGCTATAGCCTGAAACAGTCTCTGATCCCCTTCCTGCAGGGCAAGGACATCGAGGTCGCCGATGCCGGCACCAATTCGGAGGATTCGGTGGATTATCCCGATTTTGCCGAGCGGGTGGCGCTCCTGGTCGCCCACGGCGAGGCGGATGCCGGCATTTTGGTCTGCGGGACCGGCATCGGCATCTCCATTGCCGCCAATAAGGTGCCCGGTATTCGCGCCGCACTGGTGACCGATGCCTTCATGGCCCGCATGGCAAAAGAGCATAATAACGCCAATGTCCTCGTGCTGGGGGGGCGGGTGATTGACGAAACAACCGCCCAGGAATTGGTGGCCGCCTGGCTGGACGCCTCCTTCGAGGGAGGACGGCATCAGAAACGGCTGGACAAGATCGCCCACCTGGAACAAAAATATCGTTGTAGTTAA
- the acpP gene encoding acyl carrier protein, with protein sequence MSDIAKRVKEIVAEQLGVEEAQVVPEASFMDDLGADSLDTVELVMALEEEFDIEIPDEDAEKIQSVQDAIDYITEHS encoded by the coding sequence ATGTCTGACATTGCAAAGCGAGTAAAGGAAATAGTTGCGGAACAGCTGGGTGTGGAAGAGGCTCAGGTCGTTCCCGAGGCATCCTTCATGGATGACCTGGGCGCAGATTCCCTGGATACCGTCGAACTGGTCATGGCCCTTGAAGAGGAATTCGATATCGAAATCCCCGATGAGGATGCCGAGAAGATCCAGTCCGTACAGGACGCCATCGATTACATTACCGAGCACAGCTAA
- the rpmF gene encoding 50S ribosomal protein L32 yields the protein MAVPKKKTSKSRKNMRRAHDFLTTQSVSTCPQCKSPKLPHRVCPTCGTYKGKEVIDLSSAQ from the coding sequence ATGGCAGTACCCAAGAAGAAAACCTCCAAATCCCGGAAAAATATGAGAAGGGCTCACGATTTCCTGACGACCCAGTCGGTTTCGACCTGCCCCCAGTGCAAATCCCCCAAACTTCCCCACCGCGTATGTCCGACGTGTGGCACGTACAAGGGCAAAGAAGTCATCGATCTCTCTTCGGCCCAGTAA
- the fabZ gene encoding 3-hydroxyacyl-ACP dehydratase FabZ, translating to MLDCNDIMKILPHRYPFLLVDRIEEVETGKRIVGIKNVTINEPFFQGHFPGHPVMPGVLLVEAMAQVAAVLAYVSSDESARSKVTYFVGIDNARFRKPVFPGDQLRLELEAVGCKRGIWKFAGKVLVADKLAAAADLMATFADK from the coding sequence ATGCTCGATTGCAACGACATCATGAAGATCTTGCCGCACCGCTACCCTTTCCTGTTGGTGGATCGCATTGAAGAAGTGGAAACGGGCAAGCGTATCGTCGGCATCAAGAATGTCACCATCAACGAGCCGTTCTTCCAAGGGCACTTTCCCGGCCATCCGGTCATGCCGGGGGTCCTGCTCGTCGAGGCCATGGCCCAGGTAGCCGCCGTCCTGGCCTATGTCTCGTCCGACGAGAGCGCCCGCTCCAAGGTCACCTATTTCGTGGGTATCGACAATGCACGTTTTCGCAAACCGGTTTTTCCCGGCGACCAGCTCCGCCTTGAACTTGAGGCTGTCGGCTGTAAGCGGGGCATATGGAAGTTTGCCGGCAAGGTGCTGGTAGCGGACAAGCTTGCCGCCGCGGCGGACTTGATGGCCACGTTTGCCGATAAATAG
- the aroE gene encoding shikimate dehydrogenase, protein MVVSLSGASKVFGIIGHPVRHSLSPAMQNAAMQAGGLDGVYVPFDVRPEELGEAVAGLRALGVRGANVTIPHKVGIIPYLDGLDESAAAAGAVNTVNNEDGRLIGYNTDGDGLVRSLAEECAFLPERSTVVIIGAGGAARGAVAAICRAGARRVIVANRSKDRAAALVAAMAERYPGVALMVAEYGEQMTTSLHEAGLVVNTTSLGMNNEVIAGLDLGALPPTCVVYDMVYAPPVTPLLQEARRLGLRHANGLGMLAAQGELAFRIWTGKMPPPGLMKRILTEICAA, encoded by the coding sequence GTGGTTGTCTCTCTGAGCGGAGCCAGCAAGGTTTTCGGCATTATCGGGCACCCCGTGCGCCATTCCCTTTCCCCGGCCATGCAGAATGCAGCCATGCAAGCGGGCGGCCTTGACGGGGTCTATGTCCCGTTCGATGTCCGGCCGGAAGAGCTGGGTGAGGCTGTCGCCGGCCTGCGCGCCCTCGGCGTCAGGGGGGCTAACGTGACCATCCCCCACAAAGTCGGCATCATACCGTACCTTGATGGACTCGACGAAAGCGCCGCTGCTGCGGGGGCCGTCAACACCGTCAACAACGAGGATGGCCGCCTGATAGGCTACAACACCGATGGCGACGGACTGGTCAGATCGCTGGCCGAGGAATGCGCCTTTCTTCCCGAGCGGAGCACGGTCGTCATCATCGGCGCCGGTGGCGCGGCCCGCGGCGCCGTGGCCGCCATCTGCCGGGCCGGCGCCCGGCGGGTCATCGTCGCCAATCGCAGCAAGGATAGGGCCGCGGCCTTGGTTGCCGCCATGGCGGAGCGTTACCCGGGCGTCGCCCTCATGGTCGCTGAATACGGCGAACAGATGACGACTTCGCTCCATGAGGCCGGACTGGTGGTGAATACCACGTCGCTGGGCATGAACAACGAAGTCATTGCAGGTCTCGACCTTGGGGCGTTGCCCCCAACCTGCGTGGTCTACGATATGGTCTATGCGCCGCCGGTCACGCCGTTGCTCCAGGAAGCCCGGCGGCTGGGCTTGCGCCACGCCAACGGGCTGGGGATGCTGGCGGCCCAGGGGGAGTTGGCTTTCCGCATCTGGACCGGAAAGATGCCGCCGCCGGGTCTGATGAAGCGTATTCTGACCGAAATATGCGCAGCCTGA
- a CDS encoding beta-ketoacyl-ACP synthase III produces the protein MSGARITGTGSSLPDKILTNRDLEQMVETSDEWITTRTGIKERRIAVEGEYTSTFAAEAGRRALAMAGIEADELDLIILGTVTPDFPFPATACILQKELGAHKATAFDLSAACSGFLYALSIATTYIRSGMAKKALVIGAEVLSRVVDWSDRNTCILFGDGAGAAVVEACEGENGILSTHIFSNGSHWDQLYLPGAGSRNPASNPRTIDERLYYIRMEGNDVFKHAVRAMEEAATAALTANAMSPSDISLLIPHQANRRIIDATAKRLGLPEERVFVNLHHYGNTSAASIPIALDEANRSGAIKAGDIILMDAFGGGFTYGSALVRW, from the coding sequence ATGTCGGGAGCGCGGATAACCGGAACCGGTTCCTCTCTGCCGGATAAAATTCTTACCAATCGCGACCTGGAACAGATGGTTGAAACCAGCGACGAATGGATTACCACCCGGACCGGCATCAAAGAACGCCGAATCGCCGTCGAGGGTGAATATACCTCTACCTTTGCCGCCGAAGCCGGCAGACGTGCCCTTGCCATGGCCGGGATCGAAGCAGATGAGCTCGATCTGATCATCCTCGGCACCGTGACCCCCGATTTCCCTTTTCCGGCAACCGCATGCATCCTGCAAAAGGAACTTGGGGCGCATAAGGCAACGGCGTTCGATCTCTCTGCCGCCTGCTCCGGCTTTCTGTACGCCCTGTCCATCGCCACGACCTATATCCGCAGCGGCATGGCAAAGAAGGCCCTGGTCATCGGAGCCGAGGTCTTGTCGCGCGTGGTCGACTGGAGCGACCGCAACACCTGCATCCTCTTCGGAGACGGTGCCGGAGCCGCGGTCGTGGAGGCCTGCGAGGGTGAGAACGGCATCCTCTCCACCCACATATTCAGTAACGGCTCCCACTGGGACCAGCTCTACCTGCCCGGCGCCGGGAGCAGGAACCCCGCTTCCAATCCGCGCACCATCGATGAGCGCCTCTATTATATCCGTATGGAGGGAAACGACGTTTTCAAACACGCCGTGCGGGCCATGGAAGAGGCCGCCACCGCCGCCCTTACGGCAAACGCCATGTCGCCTTCCGATATATCGCTGCTCATTCCCCACCAGGCCAATCGCCGCATCATCGACGCAACCGCCAAACGCCTGGGGCTTCCCGAGGAACGGGTGTTTGTGAATCTTCACCATTATGGCAACACGTCGGCCGCATCAATTCCGATCGCCCTCGACGAGGCAAACCGTTCCGGCGCCATCAAGGCCGGCGACATCATCTTGATGGATGCCTTTGGCGGAGGCTTTACCTACGGTTCCGCCCTGGTACGCTGGTAG
- the fabF gene encoding beta-ketoacyl-ACP synthase II: MRRVVITGVGVVSPLGCGNAQNWDALINGRSGIAQITRFDASAMPVRIAGEVKDFNPEDFIEKKEIKKMDLFIQYALAASHFAMEDSGLAITDENAERVGVLVGAGLGGLPTIEKYHAALLEGGYKKISPFFIPMLIINLAPGHISIKYGAKGPNISSVSACATATHSIGDAYHIIKRGDADAMIAGGTESTVTPLGIGGFSAMKALSDRNDNPQAASRPFEKNRDGFVMGEGAGIVILEEYEAAKKRGAKIYAEVVGYGLTGDAYHLTAPAPDGEGAARCMKMALANAGVNPEQVGYINAHGTSTSMNDLYETMAIKTVFGNHAGKVKISSTKSMTGHLLGAAGGIEAVFSCLALEKGVIPPTINYEEPDPECDLDYTPNTACEAKIEYAMSNNFGFGGTNASLLFKKV, translated from the coding sequence ATGAGAAGAGTCGTAATTACCGGCGTTGGGGTCGTTTCTCCTCTTGGATGCGGCAATGCCCAAAACTGGGATGCGCTTATCAATGGCCGTTCCGGCATCGCACAGATCACCCGCTTTGACGCTTCGGCCATGCCGGTGCGCATTGCCGGTGAAGTCAAGGACTTCAACCCCGAGGATTTCATTGAAAAGAAAGAGATCAAGAAGATGGATCTCTTTATTCAGTATGCGCTGGCAGCTTCTCACTTCGCCATGGAGGACTCCGGTCTGGCCATCACGGATGAGAACGCCGAGCGGGTAGGGGTGCTCGTGGGTGCCGGCCTTGGCGGGCTGCCGACCATCGAGAAGTACCATGCGGCACTGCTTGAAGGGGGCTACAAGAAAATTTCCCCCTTCTTCATCCCGATGTTGATCATCAACCTTGCCCCGGGCCACATCTCCATCAAATATGGCGCCAAGGGTCCCAATATCTCATCCGTTTCGGCATGCGCAACCGCCACCCATTCCATTGGCGATGCCTACCACATCATCAAACGGGGCGACGCCGACGCCATGATCGCCGGGGGAACCGAATCAACGGTAACTCCGCTCGGCATCGGCGGGTTTTCCGCCATGAAAGCGCTCTCCGACCGTAACGACAACCCGCAGGCCGCCTCACGTCCCTTTGAGAAAAACCGTGACGGCTTTGTCATGGGCGAGGGTGCCGGTATCGTGATCCTGGAGGAGTACGAGGCCGCCAAAAAACGCGGCGCCAAGATCTATGCCGAGGTCGTGGGCTATGGCCTGACCGGCGACGCCTATCACCTGACCGCGCCGGCACCGGATGGCGAAGGGGCGGCACGCTGCATGAAAATGGCGCTCGCCAACGCCGGCGTCAACCCTGAGCAAGTTGGCTACATCAACGCCCACGGCACCTCGACGTCCATGAACGACTTGTACGAGACCATGGCCATCAAGACGGTCTTTGGCAACCATGCCGGCAAGGTGAAAATTTCCTCAACCAAGTCCATGACCGGCCACCTCCTGGGGGCTGCCGGGGGCATCGAGGCGGTTTTCAGCTGTTTGGCCCTTGAGAAAGGCGTGATCCCGCCGACCATCAACTACGAGGAACCGGACCCGGAATGCGACCTCGATTACACCCCCAACACCGCGTGTGAGGCCAAGATCGAGTACGCCATGAGCAACAACTTCGGTTTCGGCGGCACGAACGCCTCGCTGCTTTTCAAAAAGGTCTGA
- the plsX gene encoding phosphate acyltransferase PlsX: MRVAVDAMGGDNAPSVEVAGAVAACREFGIAITLVGDRARLEAELTKHQTHGLDIDIFHASEVVGMHDSASDAVRKKKNSSVRLAFELVKEGKACAAVSAGNSGATMAAGMVVLKRINGIERPAIAQIFPTIKGQTLVLDVGGNVDCKPQHLAQFAIMGEVYAHYAMGITNPAVGLLSNGEEDSKGNELTRETNAILRETSLNYAGYVEGRDIFKGTVEVVVCDGFVGNVVLKLSEGLAEAAARMLKEEIVKSWVSKLGYLFVHGAFRRFKKIVDYAEYGGAPLLGINGVGMICHGGSNVKAIKNAVRFAHDYAKSGVTERVAEKLSENSMVNMQRDNLKPQAVA, encoded by the coding sequence ATGAGAGTTGCCGTTGACGCAATGGGGGGGGATAATGCCCCATCCGTGGAAGTCGCCGGAGCCGTTGCCGCTTGCCGTGAGTTTGGGATAGCAATAACCCTGGTGGGCGATCGTGCCAGGCTTGAGGCCGAATTGACCAAGCATCAGACTCACGGTCTGGACATCGACATCTTCCATGCCAGTGAAGTCGTGGGGATGCACGACTCAGCCTCCGATGCCGTCCGCAAGAAGAAAAATTCTTCCGTACGTCTGGCGTTCGAACTGGTCAAGGAGGGTAAGGCCTGCGCTGCGGTCAGCGCCGGAAACTCCGGTGCCACCATGGCGGCGGGCATGGTCGTGCTCAAGCGTATCAACGGTATCGAGCGGCCTGCCATCGCCCAGATTTTTCCTACCATCAAGGGACAGACCCTCGTGCTGGATGTGGGCGGCAACGTTGACTGCAAACCGCAACACCTGGCCCAGTTCGCCATCATGGGCGAGGTCTACGCCCACTATGCCATGGGGATCACCAATCCGGCGGTCGGTTTGCTGTCCAACGGCGAGGAGGATTCCAAGGGCAACGAACTGACCCGTGAAACCAACGCCATCCTGCGGGAAACGTCGCTCAATTACGCTGGCTATGTGGAGGGGCGCGACATCTTCAAAGGCACGGTGGAGGTGGTCGTCTGCGACGGTTTTGTGGGGAATGTCGTGCTCAAGCTGTCCGAGGGGCTTGCGGAAGCGGCGGCCAGGATGTTAAAGGAAGAGATCGTCAAGAGCTGGGTGTCGAAACTCGGGTATCTCTTCGTGCACGGCGCATTCCGCCGTTTCAAAAAGATCGTTGACTATGCCGAATACGGCGGTGCTCCCTTGCTGGGCATCAATGGCGTGGGCATGATCTGTCACGGCGGTTCCAACGTCAAGGCGATCAAAAACGCCGTACGCTTTGCCCATGACTACGCCAAAAGCGGTGTCACCGAACGGGTGGCGGAAAAACTGTCGGAAAACAGCATGGTCAACATGCAGCGCGACAACCTGAAACCGCAGGCGGTCGCATGA
- the fabG gene encoding 3-oxoacyl-[acyl-carrier-protein] reductase codes for MPKDRIAVITGASRGIGRSIALALAAQGATIVAVDMDQAATDAVVAELKAAGGNALGVVGNVTVPADVERMIDAAVEAFGRVDILVNNAGITRDGLLMRMKEEDWDAVLTVNLKGAFLCTRAAFKVMSKQRYGRIINIASVVGQMGNAGQANYCASKAGLIGLTKSNARELAKRNVTVNAVAPGFIATAMTDALSDKVRAELTAQIPLERLGSADDIANAVVFLASEASGYITGHVLSVNGGMYM; via the coding sequence ATGCCAAAGGACAGAATAGCTGTCATCACGGGTGCATCCCGTGGAATAGGCCGGAGCATCGCCCTGGCGCTGGCCGCACAAGGCGCTACGATCGTTGCCGTTGACATGGACCAGGCCGCAACCGATGCCGTTGTCGCCGAATTGAAGGCTGCCGGCGGGAACGCCCTGGGGGTCGTGGGGAACGTTACCGTACCTGCGGATGTGGAACGGATGATCGATGCCGCCGTGGAAGCCTTCGGACGGGTCGATATTCTGGTGAACAACGCCGGCATTACCCGTGACGGCCTTCTCATGCGGATGAAGGAGGAGGATTGGGATGCCGTGCTTACGGTCAACCTGAAGGGGGCGTTCCTGTGCACCCGTGCCGCGTTCAAGGTCATGTCCAAGCAGCGTTACGGCCGGATCATCAACATCGCCTCGGTGGTCGGCCAGATGGGTAATGCGGGCCAGGCGAACTACTGCGCCAGCAAAGCCGGTCTGATCGGGCTTACCAAGTCCAATGCCCGGGAACTTGCCAAGCGCAACGTCACGGTCAATGCCGTTGCCCCTGGCTTCATCGCCACCGCCATGACCGATGCCCTCTCGGACAAGGTGCGGGCCGAACTGACCGCCCAGATCCCCCTGGAACGTCTGGGCAGCGCCGACGATATCGCCAATGCGGTGGTCTTTCTCGCCAGCGAGGCTTCCGGCTACATCACCGGGCATGTGCTTTCCGTCAACGGCGGAATGTACATGTAA
- a CDS encoding DUF2723 domain-containing protein gives MKKKFSFVFWKFLLPEGVDPYLILAFAIPFGLYMATLAPSVTFFDSGEFLTASYALGSAHSPGYPLFLMYAKPFTWLPFGNIAFRINMATAFSSSLACMSVYLLTLRILKDERIVEQERFAGFAVKGAGLAAALAFGVTPRLWLQSNHDKPYPLLAFITAVIFLLLWKWREHYQNGSERPAYVYACTFLAGMSMAAHQSVVLLLPSWFLLIVLTDWRMVLRVKELILATAFALLGFSIHLYLPLRATQNPLLNWGDPKTYGQFMWHFLRKGYPAEPHTRDASLWWAQIKAFNIPHEFTWLGGALAILALVCLWRRQREVVIVYLAGVITFLAVIAGYFNTPNETIFLTEEFFTPLYLLTAVLIGIGLFHLLGFALHRAKLPERYDLRVYLLVAVMFFALPVSLCAVNYYENDQHDNYIAYDYATNSLRSLPQNTIMFTWGDSGAFPLWYLQGVERMREDVDLPHTPHLVFGWYLDSMPRVFRNSALKRMDVQAMDPEACLRMAIAEQIGQRPVYIDFSTRYSITSSEFIPVQKGLVYRMRRSSEPGGLPDISVWENYNNRGILEKISFLDLDTGKAILIYANSYLEAGDFLFSVGRPTEGMRMLTMAGQISPEMKPNIQQVLMRYGMAR, from the coding sequence ATGAAGAAAAAATTCTCGTTCGTTTTTTGGAAATTTCTTCTCCCGGAAGGCGTGGACCCCTATCTGATTCTGGCCTTCGCCATACCGTTCGGGCTCTACATGGCGACCCTGGCCCCCTCGGTGACTTTTTTCGACAGCGGTGAATTTCTGACCGCCTCCTACGCCCTGGGGTCGGCCCACTCGCCCGGCTACCCCCTGTTTCTCATGTATGCCAAGCCTTTTACCTGGCTGCCGTTCGGCAATATCGCCTTTCGCATCAATATGGCCACGGCCTTTTCGTCATCCCTGGCCTGCATGAGCGTTTACCTGCTCACGCTCCGCATCCTCAAGGACGAGCGGATTGTGGAACAGGAGCGTTTTGCCGGTTTTGCCGTCAAAGGCGCTGGACTGGCCGCAGCACTCGCCTTCGGCGTCACCCCGCGGCTCTGGCTCCAATCCAATCACGATAAGCCTTATCCCCTGCTCGCCTTTATCACGGCGGTTATTTTTCTCCTGCTGTGGAAGTGGCGCGAGCATTACCAAAACGGCAGTGAACGGCCGGCCTATGTCTATGCGTGCACCTTTCTGGCCGGGATGAGCATGGCGGCCCACCAGTCGGTCGTTCTGCTCCTGCCGTCATGGTTTTTGCTGATTGTGCTGACTGACTGGCGCATGGTTCTGAGGGTCAAGGAATTGATCCTGGCCACGGCCTTTGCCCTGCTGGGGTTTTCCATACACCTCTACCTGCCGTTGCGGGCAACCCAGAATCCCCTCCTGAACTGGGGCGACCCCAAAACCTATGGGCAATTCATGTGGCATTTCCTGCGCAAAGGGTACCCGGCCGAGCCCCATACGCGCGACGCCTCTTTGTGGTGGGCTCAAATCAAGGCATTCAACATCCCCCACGAATTCACTTGGCTGGGGGGGGCGTTGGCGATCCTGGCCCTGGTTTGCCTCTGGCGGCGGCAGCGGGAGGTGGTTATCGTCTATCTCGCCGGCGTTATTACGTTTCTTGCCGTCATCGCCGGGTACTTCAATACGCCGAATGAAACCATCTTCCTGACCGAGGAGTTCTTTACCCCGCTCTATCTGTTGACCGCCGTGCTGATCGGTATCGGGTTGTTTCACCTGCTCGGATTTGCGCTGCACAGGGCAAAACTTCCCGAACGCTACGACCTGCGGGTGTATCTCCTGGTGGCGGTGATGTTTTTTGCGCTGCCGGTATCCCTGTGCGCCGTGAACTATTACGAGAACGACCAGCACGACAACTATATCGCCTACGATTATGCCACTAACTCCCTGCGGTCACTGCCCCAGAATACGATCATGTTCACCTGGGGCGACAGCGGCGCCTTCCCGCTCTGGTATCTGCAAGGGGTTGAGCGGATGCGCGAGGATGTGGACCTGCCCCATACGCCCCATCTGGTGTTCGGCTGGTATCTTGACTCCATGCCGCGGGTATTCCGGAATTCCGCCCTGAAAAGAATGGATGTTCAGGCCATGGACCCCGAAGCCTGCCTGCGCATGGCCATTGCCGAACAGATCGGCCAACGGCCGGTGTATATAGATTTTTCGACCCGTTACTCGATCACGTCCAGTGAATTCATACCGGTCCAAAAAGGGCTTGTCTACCGTATGCGCCGCAGTTCGGAACCCGGGGGACTGCCGGACATCTCCGTTTGGGAAAATTACAACAACCGGGGGATTCTGGAGAAGATATCTTTCCTGGATCTGGATACCGGCAAGGCGATCCTGATCTATGCCAACAGCTATCTTGAGGCCGGCGATTTTCTGTTCAGTGTGGGCCGGCCCACGGAGGGGATGCGGATGCTGACCATGGCGGGACAGATCTCGCCCGAGATGAAGCCCAATATCCAGCAGGTGCTCATGCGCTACGGCATGGCGAGGTGA